Proteins co-encoded in one Luteolibacter sp. Y139 genomic window:
- the pyrF gene encoding orotidine-5'-phosphate decarboxylase: MRYRERLQARIAATGSRLCVGLDPRPGEGGIEAVPDFLKRVVDETWEKAAAFKPNMAYFEAMGLRGIEILEKLLGEMPSEVPVILDAKRSDIGETQKYYAHSYFAHWKVDAVTLNPFLGYDSIEPFLGWEGKGIYLLAVTSNAGSADFQRQTLADGRSVFELVTALGERAKGLPTDVGYVVGLTNASGVLAKIPDAPLLVPGLGAQGGDLASLAAAARTAPDVINVSRGILYADDGSSYGERAVSWAARISQAYEEAVA, translated from the coding sequence ATGCGCTACCGCGAACGTTTGCAGGCGAGGATTGCGGCGACCGGGTCCCGCCTTTGTGTGGGTCTGGATCCCCGGCCGGGTGAGGGAGGAATCGAGGCGGTGCCGGATTTCCTGAAGCGGGTGGTGGATGAGACCTGGGAGAAGGCTGCGGCCTTCAAGCCGAACATGGCCTACTTTGAGGCGATGGGGCTGCGGGGGATCGAGATCCTGGAGAAGCTGCTGGGCGAGATGCCGTCCGAGGTGCCGGTGATCCTGGATGCGAAACGCAGCGACATCGGTGAGACGCAGAAGTACTATGCTCATAGTTATTTCGCGCACTGGAAGGTGGATGCGGTGACGCTGAATCCTTTCCTCGGCTATGATTCGATCGAGCCGTTCCTGGGTTGGGAAGGGAAGGGGATCTATTTGCTGGCGGTGACTTCGAATGCCGGGTCGGCGGATTTCCAACGGCAGACGCTGGCGGATGGTCGCTCGGTGTTCGAATTGGTGACCGCGCTCGGCGAGCGGGCGAAGGGGCTGCCGACGGATGTCGGGTATGTGGTGGGCTTGACGAATGCGTCAGGTGTGCTGGCGAAGATTCCGGATGCACCGCTGCTGGTGCCGGGGCTGGGTGCTCAGGGGGGTGATCTTGCCTCGCTGGCTGCTGCCGCGCGAACCGCGCCGGATGTGATCAATGTTTCCCGCGGTATCCTGTATGCCGATGACGGGAGCAGCTACGGCGAGCGTGCGGTTTCATGGGCTGCGAGAATTTCGCAGGCGTATGAAGAAGCGGTCGCGTGA
- a CDS encoding S8 family serine peptidase, with protein MKKPLRLGLVLASSLLLFILLRRETDDATQAKPSLPTKVTAIRPEKKTNGTTPPADEKVADAPAGEVMEEPAPPLPAPPPAPGLIPLQNPPAKQFDPRFVQPATRMGLFGVRDEATLRQIAEQDAAASADKAAAIAWAKANGWPVKGKKQDGGDFELMRLNEQGLPAYYETDNSNARISHNVEPLTQFGGPPGGVTINLSGYTWLAGMWESGPPRLSHQEFNDFPGRVVYAETGSTGDVLFAPTTHATHVMGTILGNGFVDDHARGMAWRASAKCYGWNSDDFEMRGYCATATNQPSKLYVSNHSYGVPTGWLQYPKDHATRANLYYWGGSNGAAEAAQFGKYSNSCRERDITCRVTPYHLPFFAAGNERGDKPPNGATIYFFVPNGSGGYVETSGTWPNASAPAVDGSVDGGYDTLPDNGNAKNVMAVGSMLDAVSNGSRSTSVGMSSFSSYGPTDDGRIKPDIVANGQDVLSASDASDTATATLSGTSMATPGATGTALLMHEHYRDMTGQYLRASTLKALMIHTATDVQAPGPDYASGWGLIDAWAGANHIDLHASEPGGYHIVEGVLSQNSREFRVTFTATGLIKATLAWTDPEGTAQSGLDNRTKVLVNDLDLTLRAPDGTIYRSPELDPTNPTAAPVYNGNTRDNVEMIGGFPLQLIPGLPGTYELSVTYKGSLTEPDPLEPTNLKQAFSLMLQGNVANTSGTIAEAIDKPDRSFTKQAAATASFAWQSSGGATGGDRAVNLAIGNSQSAGFETVVTGPVTVSFDWGVSSEATYDFLRFYSDGVKQQEISGSVATTSISYNVPAGTHTLRWAYEKDGSQTAGSDQGWIDNLEFNSLPEAMDNLPYTFTEPTGSAAPWSLLNASSVPTGDVAKSAEINAGQRSDMETIIQGPALVRFRMVQTAANGELRAQWGPNLSRSILHGAGNVWKTYSIELDSGPQTVRWSWYKPITQAGNGYADELVVIPLPSSLRDAADLPVNASNLVVENYADAPWQSDASDAAPSGRGGERGTSSIHTVYTAGANNDTAIRFPIISNGGGTVSFWWQASGSVGGNLSLQIRTTTNGSFVQAGPSVGPRKITAIPGGTPWQQVHIEIPPGYAELRFLYTASGTAGQGWIDQIEFQEGIMHPARGLDRWGSRWETYGDAPWGAINDTTNGGIDSTSHSPIGNNQSTSLTTTVTGPKKLFFHWKVDSETNYDFLRFEMDGENAAAPISGQNGGWRPVVVNIPAGTHSLRWFYQKDSSQSIGQDRGWIDKVCILRPDFGVSNPRPDPNGAYVIVPMRKDPTAGFFLERSTDLIHWEFTGYNGMIDPRFTDVNVIVSHTGVKTFYRARFEPEMIQTIENAGFELPAASPNTFWNDAPGWGPDGDAFTATSFENIPNFAAGGAQHLSIAAGSFSEMKGTFLGYRGVHSITAAIGNRSGFTQPGNLSSVVLISGAELSRMAVGAAAIPAGNWSRSMPASFDSFETNLDAAYSYKVRLESTGNRSFFDDVQVVTEPQ; from the coding sequence ATGAAAAAGCCCCTCCGCCTCGGGCTGGTTCTCGCCAGCTCTCTCCTGCTCTTCATCCTGCTTCGTCGCGAAACCGACGATGCCACCCAAGCCAAACCTTCACTCCCCACCAAGGTCACGGCAATCCGTCCCGAAAAGAAGACAAATGGCACCACACCGCCAGCCGACGAAAAGGTCGCCGACGCACCTGCGGGAGAAGTGATGGAAGAACCCGCGCCCCCTCTCCCCGCGCCCCCGCCCGCACCCGGCCTCATTCCCCTCCAGAACCCTCCCGCAAAGCAGTTCGACCCCCGCTTCGTCCAGCCTGCTACTCGCATGGGCCTCTTCGGTGTCCGCGACGAAGCGACCCTCCGCCAGATCGCCGAACAAGACGCCGCCGCCTCCGCCGACAAGGCCGCCGCGATCGCTTGGGCCAAGGCAAACGGCTGGCCGGTCAAAGGAAAGAAGCAGGACGGCGGGGACTTCGAACTCATGCGCCTGAACGAGCAAGGACTCCCCGCCTACTACGAGACCGACAACTCGAACGCCCGCATTTCCCACAATGTCGAGCCGCTGACCCAGTTCGGCGGCCCGCCCGGCGGCGTCACCATTAACCTGAGCGGTTACACATGGCTGGCGGGAATGTGGGAAAGCGGACCCCCGCGGCTCAGCCACCAAGAGTTCAATGATTTCCCCGGCCGCGTGGTCTATGCGGAAACAGGCTCCACAGGAGACGTGTTGTTCGCGCCCACCACCCACGCGACTCACGTCATGGGCACCATCCTCGGCAATGGCTTCGTCGATGACCACGCACGGGGGATGGCATGGCGCGCCTCCGCGAAATGCTACGGTTGGAACAGCGACGATTTCGAAATGCGCGGCTACTGCGCAACTGCTACCAACCAGCCGTCGAAGCTTTACGTCTCCAACCACTCCTACGGCGTGCCTACCGGCTGGCTCCAGTATCCCAAGGATCACGCCACGAGAGCGAACCTCTACTACTGGGGTGGCAGTAACGGCGCCGCCGAAGCCGCGCAGTTCGGCAAATACTCCAATAGCTGCAGGGAACGCGACATCACCTGTCGGGTGACGCCCTATCACCTCCCCTTCTTTGCGGCTGGCAACGAACGGGGCGACAAGCCCCCCAATGGCGCAACGATCTATTTCTTCGTGCCGAACGGCAGTGGCGGTTATGTCGAGACGTCGGGCACTTGGCCCAATGCCTCGGCACCGGCCGTCGACGGCAGCGTCGATGGCGGCTACGATACCCTCCCCGACAACGGTAATGCCAAAAATGTGATGGCCGTCGGCAGCATGCTGGACGCGGTCTCGAATGGCAGCCGCTCGACCAGCGTGGGCATGAGCAGCTTCTCCAGCTACGGCCCCACCGATGACGGTCGCATCAAGCCGGACATCGTCGCCAATGGACAGGACGTGCTTTCCGCCTCGGACGCCAGCGACACCGCCACCGCGACTCTGTCCGGCACCAGCATGGCCACGCCCGGCGCGACCGGCACCGCCTTGCTGATGCATGAGCATTATCGCGACATGACCGGCCAGTATCTCCGCGCCAGCACCCTGAAGGCGCTGATGATCCACACCGCCACCGACGTCCAGGCCCCGGGCCCAGACTACGCCTCGGGCTGGGGACTCATCGATGCCTGGGCCGGAGCCAATCACATCGACCTCCATGCCTCGGAACCCGGCGGCTACCACATCGTCGAAGGGGTGTTATCGCAGAACTCACGCGAGTTCCGCGTCACCTTCACCGCCACCGGTTTGATCAAGGCCACGCTCGCGTGGACCGATCCCGAAGGTACCGCCCAGTCCGGCCTCGATAACCGGACGAAGGTACTGGTGAACGATCTCGACCTCACCCTTCGCGCGCCTGACGGGACGATCTATCGTTCGCCGGAACTCGATCCTACCAATCCCACCGCCGCCCCGGTCTACAATGGCAACACGAGGGACAACGTGGAAATGATCGGCGGCTTCCCGCTTCAGCTGATCCCCGGCTTGCCCGGCACCTATGAACTGTCAGTCACCTACAAGGGCTCCCTGACCGAGCCCGACCCACTCGAGCCTACCAACCTCAAGCAGGCCTTCTCCCTCATGCTCCAGGGCAATGTCGCAAACACCTCCGGCACCATCGCCGAAGCCATCGACAAACCCGACCGCAGCTTCACCAAGCAAGCCGCCGCCACCGCCTCGTTCGCATGGCAAAGCTCGGGCGGCGCCACCGGCGGCGACCGTGCCGTGAACCTCGCCATCGGCAATAGCCAGTCCGCCGGCTTCGAGACCGTCGTCACCGGCCCGGTCACTGTCAGCTTCGACTGGGGCGTCAGCTCGGAAGCCACCTACGACTTCCTGCGCTTCTACAGCGATGGCGTGAAGCAGCAGGAAATCTCCGGCAGCGTCGCCACCACTTCCATCTCCTACAATGTCCCCGCAGGCACCCACACGCTACGCTGGGCCTATGAGAAGGACGGTTCCCAGACCGCAGGTTCGGACCAGGGATGGATCGACAATCTGGAGTTCAACAGTCTCCCCGAGGCGATGGACAATCTCCCCTACACCTTCACCGAACCCACCGGCTCCGCCGCGCCGTGGAGTCTCCTGAATGCCTCCAGCGTCCCCACCGGCGATGTCGCCAAATCGGCCGAAATCAACGCGGGACAGCGCTCCGACATGGAAACTATCATCCAGGGTCCGGCCTTGGTGCGCTTCCGCATGGTCCAGACGGCAGCCAATGGCGAGTTGCGAGCCCAATGGGGTCCGAACCTTTCCCGCTCCATCCTGCACGGCGCGGGCAACGTTTGGAAAACCTACTCCATCGAACTCGATTCCGGCCCGCAGACCGTACGCTGGTCATGGTACAAGCCCATCACTCAAGCTGGCAATGGCTACGCCGATGAACTCGTTGTCATCCCCTTGCCCTCCAGTCTCCGCGACGCCGCCGATCTCCCGGTGAATGCCTCGAACCTCGTCGTCGAAAACTACGCCGATGCCCCATGGCAGTCCGATGCCTCGGACGCCGCCCCCTCCGGCCGCGGCGGCGAACGCGGCACCAGCTCCATCCACACCGTCTACACTGCAGGTGCTAACAACGACACCGCCATCCGCTTCCCCATCATCAGCAATGGCGGCGGCACCGTCTCCTTCTGGTGGCAAGCCAGCGGCTCGGTCGGCGGCAATCTCTCGCTTCAGATCCGCACCACCACCAATGGCAGCTTCGTCCAGGCCGGCCCCTCCGTCGGCCCGCGCAAGATCACCGCAATCCCCGGCGGCACCCCATGGCAGCAGGTCCACATTGAAATCCCTCCCGGCTACGCCGAACTCCGCTTCCTCTACACCGCCTCGGGCACGGCCGGCCAAGGCTGGATCGATCAGATCGAGTTCCAGGAAGGCATCATGCATCCCGCGCGCGGCCTCGACCGCTGGGGATCGCGCTGGGAGACCTATGGCGATGCACCGTGGGGCGCGATCAATGACACCACCAACGGCGGCATCGATAGCACTTCGCACAGTCCCATCGGCAACAACCAGAGCACCAGCCTGACAACCACCGTCACCGGCCCCAAGAAGCTCTTCTTCCACTGGAAGGTGGATAGCGAGACCAACTACGACTTCCTCCGCTTCGAAATGGACGGCGAGAATGCCGCGGCACCGATCTCCGGCCAGAACGGCGGATGGAGACCCGTCGTCGTCAACATTCCCGCCGGCACTCACTCCCTGCGCTGGTTCTATCAAAAGGACTCCTCCCAGAGCATCGGCCAGGACCGCGGCTGGATCGACAAGGTCTGCATCTTGCGTCCCGACTTCGGCGTCAGCAATCCGCGGCCTGACCCCAACGGAGCCTACGTCATCGTCCCCATGCGCAAGGACCCTACCGCCGGATTCTTCCTCGAGCGCAGCACGGACCTCATCCACTGGGAGTTCACTGGCTACAATGGCATGATCGACCCGCGATTCACCGATGTGAACGTCATCGTTTCCCACACCGGCGTGAAGACCTTCTATCGCGCCCGCTTCGAGCCGGAGATGATCCAAACCATCGAGAATGCCGGCTTCGAGCTGCCTGCCGCTTCGCCGAATACCTTCTGGAATGATGCTCCCGGCTGGGGTCCTGACGGCGATGCCTTCACCGCGACGTCGTTCGAAAACATCCCGAACTTCGCCGCCGGCGGAGCCCAGCATCTCAGCATCGCCGCCGGCTCCTTCAGCGAGATGAAGGGCACCTTCCTCGGCTATCGCGGCGTCCACTCGATCACCGCCGCCATCGGCAATCGCAGCGGCTTCACCCAGCCCGGCAATCTCTCCAGCGTCGTCCTCATCAGCGGCGCCGAGCTTTCCCGCATGGCCGTTGGAGCAGCCGCCATCCCTGCCGGAAACTGGTCACGCTCCATGCCCGCTTCCTTCGATAGCTTCGAGACCAACCTCGACGCCGCCTACTCCTACAAGGTCCGCCTCGAAAGCACCGGCAACCGCTCGTTCTTCGACGACGTGCAAGTCGTGACAGAACCTCAGTAA
- a CDS encoding MBL fold metallo-hydrolase, which produces MPRKRHPKTGQVTAHYSGLLPQKGWPARNYKFFRHRIVPGMFSKRGGAEQDPVLSVPENGCVRVTWIGHASFLLQFADHSVMVDPNWARWHGFVKRLREPGLPLRAIPELDLVAVSHAHFDHLHKPSLKVLRARGGIIVPRGSGSLVRRLGFPAVHEVKVWDHFEFNSLNVIHTPSHHWGARYIHDIHRDYGGYLIESGGKSVFHCGDSAWFDGFAEIGRRLPNIDVALMPIGAYDAPSGRDVHMNPEEAVRAFAEIGAKVMIPMHYGTFPLGNEPIGEPVERLLMEADRLGISEKILIPEEGVGIEW; this is translated from the coding sequence ATGCCGAGGAAAAGACATCCGAAGACCGGTCAGGTGACGGCCCACTATTCCGGGCTGTTGCCGCAGAAAGGTTGGCCGGCGCGGAACTACAAGTTCTTCCGCCATCGCATCGTTCCCGGGATGTTTTCCAAGCGGGGCGGCGCGGAACAGGACCCTGTCCTGAGCGTGCCGGAGAACGGCTGCGTGCGGGTCACGTGGATCGGCCACGCGTCCTTCCTGCTGCAATTCGCCGATCACTCGGTGATGGTGGATCCGAACTGGGCGCGCTGGCACGGCTTTGTGAAGCGGCTGCGCGAACCGGGGCTGCCGCTGAGGGCGATTCCGGAGCTGGATCTGGTGGCGGTGAGCCATGCGCACTTCGATCATCTTCACAAGCCGAGCCTGAAGGTGCTGCGGGCGCGCGGTGGCATCATCGTGCCGCGAGGCAGCGGGAGTCTGGTGAGGCGGCTGGGCTTTCCCGCGGTGCATGAGGTGAAGGTGTGGGATCACTTCGAGTTCAACAGTCTCAATGTGATCCACACGCCGAGCCATCACTGGGGGGCGCGCTACATTCACGATATCCATCGAGACTATGGGGGCTATCTCATCGAGTCCGGTGGCAAGAGCGTGTTCCACTGCGGTGACAGCGCGTGGTTCGATGGGTTCGCGGAGATCGGGCGGCGTTTGCCTAACATCGATGTCGCGCTGATGCCGATCGGCGCCTACGACGCGCCGAGCGGTCGTGACGTGCACATGAATCCCGAGGAGGCTGTTAGAGCCTTCGCGGAGATCGGAGCGAAGGTGATGATCCCGATGCACTATGGGACCTTTCCGCTTGGCAATGAGCCGATCGGTGAACCGGTGGAGCGGTTGCTGATGGAGGCAGACCGGCTTGGGATCAGTGAGAAGATCCTTATTCCGGAAGAGGGGGTAGGGATCGAGTGGTGA